In one window of Bradysia coprophila strain Holo2 chromosome IV unlocalized genomic scaffold, BU_Bcop_v1 contig_106, whole genome shotgun sequence DNA:
- the LOC119071082 gene encoding methyltransferase-like protein 7A, with the protein MSKKSISWKSFDLLNFLKAIVSTVRSFLFAFTYPKFVELVYNENVIEFKQEVFADIGLVIPSKKTGQITILEVGVGPGFNLDYYPKKCRLIALDKNPHFKKVLLQNLHKHPEITLEKFVHERAENMASIPSNSIDVVVTSNVHCSVDNSQKVLKEIRRVLVPGGRYYFFEHCLDEPGTTRFKWQKFVNKIRLWQFIGHGCVFSDFESIFSKFGLFNFKGKRYTIDTQSWTYYASYLVASNYGGYAVKEK; encoded by the exons ATGTCTAAGAAGTCGATCAGCTGGAAGTCTTTTGACTTGTTAAACTTCTTAAAAGCAATCGTGTCAACAGTAAGATCATTCTTGTTCGCATTTACGTACCCTAAGTTCGTCGAACTtgtttataatgaaaatgttattgagTTCAAACAAGAAGTATTTGCCGATATCGGATTAGTTATTCCGTCCAAAAAAACTGGACAAATCACCATTTTGGAGGTAGGAGTTGGACCCG GATTTAACCTGGACTATTATCCCAAAAAATGTCGATTAATTGCTCTGGACAAGAATCCACATTTCAAAAAGGTGCTACTGCAAAACTTACACAAG CACCCAGAAATTACTTTAGAAAAGTTTGTCCATGAACGTGCCGAGAATATGGCCTCGATACCATCAAACAGTATTGATGTGGTCGTCACTTCCAATGTACATTGCAGTGTGGATAACAgtcaaaaagttttgaaagaaattcGAAGAGTTTTGGTGCCC GGCGGTCGATACTACTTCTTTGAACATTGCCTTGACGAGCCCGGTACCACTCGATTTAAATGGCAAAAGTTCGTTAATAAAATTCGACTCTGGCAGTTCATAGGACATGGATGTGTTTTCTCTGACTTTGAAtcgatattttcgaaatttggtcttttcaatttcaaaggGAAACGTTACACTATTGACACACAGTCTTGGACTTACTACGCATCTTATCTAGTTGCGAGTAATTATGGTGGTTATGCTGTTAAAGAAAAGTAA